The nucleotide window CTGGCCAGGCGCAGCGCCATCCACTCCCTGGCGTTGCAGGGCCGCCGCTACAAGGTCGTGTACAACAGCTCCAGCCTGGCCGGGCAGATCGCCGCCGTCGAGAGCGGACTGGCCGTCGCGGTACTGACCCAGTGCAGCGCGCCGGCACACCTGCGGATACTTGGCCGCGACGAGGGTCTGGGGCCGCTGGAGCCGATGGAAGTCGCGGTTTACCGCAGCCGGGCCTCGCACGGCGCCAAAGCCGTGGACAGCCTGCATGATCTGCTGATCAAGACGCTGCGGCTCTCACCGGTCTGAGCGCCTCGCCCGCCACCTACGAAACCATCGCCGCCGCGCCAGCGGCCCGCACGGCCTGCGGGGTAAGGCGATGCAGGCTGTAGCCGGCCTGCTTCTTCGCCGCGCGCTTGGCGTCCGAGGCAAGCGCGGCAAGACTGCCGGCGTCCAGCCCGTGCGGTTGCTCACCGTCCAGCAGCACCACGCCGATCGAGAGCGACAGCAGTGGGTAGCGCTCCGGTTGACCGGCCCGATCCTCAGCGACGAAGCAGCCTTCGGCCAGATGATCGGCACGGTAGAACTGACGTACCCGCTGCTCGAAATGAGCGAACAGGCACTCAAGCCGCGCATGCCAGTCGTCGCAGCGCAGCACCAGCATGAAATCGTCACCGCCGATATGCCCGATGAACTCGCTGGCCGGGTCGATCGCATCGTTGAGGCACTGCGCCAGGCACAAGAGCACCTCGTCGCCCTTGGCATACCCGTAGAGGTCGTTGAAGGGCTTGAAGTTGTCGACATCCACGTAGCAGATCGCTGCCGCACAGTGCTGCTGCAACAGCCGCGACAGGCTCTGCTGGATCGGCACGTTGCCCGGCAGCAGCGTCAGTGGGTTGGCATGCCGCGCCTGCTGAATCTTCATTTCGGTGATCAGCTTGAGCAGGTCCATCACGCGCCCGAGCCCCTGGTAGCGGCCGTCGAGGGTAATGATGAAATCCTCGTCGACGCGCTGGCGTGCGCGGCTGGTCAACAGGCGGCTGACCTGCTGCAGCGACTGGCTGATTTCCACCGACAGGTAATCGGTGCTCATCAGGCGGCTGACCGGCTTGCGCGCCAGCAGCTCGGTGGCGAACGGCTTGAGCAGCGCATCGGAAATCAGATGCCGATGCACGATGCCGACCGGGCGCTGTGCATCGTCCAGCACGGCGAGAGAGCCGAGGCTCGGCTGCAGGCGGAAGATCTCCAGCAGCTCGGCGATCTGCCGTTCGGCGCCGATCGCCTGCTGCTCGATCAACAGCGGTGCCAGCGGCGAAGCGTTCTCCTGCGACTCGGCGGCCGCGGCAATCGCCGAGGGCAACACCTCCTCGGCATCGAGCAACGGCCGCTCCTGCGGACGTCCCAGCAGATAGCCCTGCACCAGATCGACGCCCATCTCCGTCAGCACGGCGAGTTCTTCGGGCAGCTCGATGCCTTCGGCGATCACCTCCGCCTTCGAAGCACGCGCGATGCGCAGGATCGACTCGACGAATTCGCGCTTGAGCCGGTCCTGATGGATGCCATCGATGAAGTAACGATCGATCTTCACGTAGTCGGGGCGCAGCTCAGACCACAAACGCAGACTCGAATAACCCGCGCCGAGATCGTCCAGCGCGATCAGAAAGCCCATCGCCCGATAGTGGTGCAGGGCGGCATGCAGGACGTCGAAATCCTCGGTGGGCGTCTGCTCGGTGAGCTCGATCACCACCTGGCTGGCGGGAATTCCGTAGGTCTGCAGCAGTGCCAGCGTGCGTCCGGCGCGATGCTCATCGTCGAGCAGCGAATCCGGAGAGGCATTGAGGAACAACTTGCCCGGCAGCGCGCCCTCGCGGAAACGCCGGCAGGCGCTCTGCCGAAAACTCACCTCCAGCGCATCCAGACGCCCGGCGTGACGGGCCGCCGCCAGCAGGTTGATCGGCGAGTGCAGGGCGCTGTTGGACGGCCCGCGGCTCAGCGCCTCGTAGCCCAGCACGCGGCGTTCGGACAGCGACACGATGGGCTGAAACAGCGTGGTGATGTCGCCGTGGGCAAGAATGCGGTCGAGTGTGCCCAACTGCTCGGTGACGGTCATGGAGGTTCTCTATGGCTTGGAAGACGCCGCGCATGACGGCGCAGCGTATTCCAAGCCCTCGACGTTGCAATCTGATGACAAGCTGGCAAATTGCAATCACACAGTTCTCGCCAGCCAGCCATGGCAGGTTACGGTCGCGCCGCACCACCGCCGGTCGGCCCGCCTTGGGTCGCGCCGTTACCGCCACCTGTTCCCATTCCACCCGTGGCACCGTTGGAGGGCGGAATCGGGGTCGGCGTGGTGGCGGGCCGGTCTGGCGCGACCGGCCGTTCGTCGCGTGGATCGCCGCTGGCCGGGTCGTCGAGTCGCGGTACGCGCGGCGCGCGGCGCACATCGCTGGCGGGACGATCCGGCGCGGTGGCATCGCCGGCCGGCGCGCCGGAGGAGTCGATGTCCTGGTCGAGCTGCTGGCGCTGGCGCTGCATCTCCACCCCACTGCGCTGGCGCTCTTCGCGCATTTCCATGCCGCTGCGCTGACGTTGTTCCTCAAGGGGCGGGACGTTTTGTGCCTGCGCCGGCGGTATTGCCACGACGCTCAGCAGGAACAGCGAAAGCGGATGAATCTTCATGGTGATGCCTCCACGGGTGGCTGTGCTGTTGCCGTTGGACAACAGGCAAACGGCGCGCGCTGCACCGTTCGCCAGCTGCACGCGGTACGGAACTTGCTGCGAACCCGCCAACCGGAGTCGATGTTGCGAACCGTGACGTTCGCACCATGCTGAGCGCGCATCGCATAGAGAAAATGACGCCACGATGATTGCCGCTAAAGACCTGCCAGCCACCTGCGCTTCGCACCGGCTGGCGCATGTCGAGCGCGACGCGGCGCATTCAGAACAAGAAGAAGGCCACACGATGTTCAAGCAGAAAAAGTTCCGGCAGGCCACACTGATCCTCGTCGCCACTGCGGTGATATTGATCCTGCCCAACCTCACCCGGCTGTTCGGCTGAGGTACGCGGCGGGAAGTCAGCACGAGGACTC belongs to Pseudomonas phenolilytica and includes:
- a CDS encoding bifunctional diguanylate cyclase/phosphodiesterase, which codes for MTVTEQLGTLDRILAHGDITTLFQPIVSLSERRVLGYEALSRGPSNSALHSPINLLAAARHAGRLDALEVSFRQSACRRFREGALPGKLFLNASPDSLLDDEHRAGRTLALLQTYGIPASQVVIELTEQTPTEDFDVLHAALHHYRAMGFLIALDDLGAGYSSLRLWSELRPDYVKIDRYFIDGIHQDRLKREFVESILRIARASKAEVIAEGIELPEELAVLTEMGVDLVQGYLLGRPQERPLLDAEEVLPSAIAAAAESQENASPLAPLLIEQQAIGAERQIAELLEIFRLQPSLGSLAVLDDAQRPVGIVHRHLISDALLKPFATELLARKPVSRLMSTDYLSVEISQSLQQVSRLLTSRARQRVDEDFIITLDGRYQGLGRVMDLLKLITEMKIQQARHANPLTLLPGNVPIQQSLSRLLQQHCAAAICYVDVDNFKPFNDLYGYAKGDEVLLCLAQCLNDAIDPASEFIGHIGGDDFMLVLRCDDWHARLECLFAHFEQRVRQFYRADHLAEGCFVAEDRAGQPERYPLLSLSIGVVLLDGEQPHGLDAGSLAALASDAKRAAKKQAGYSLHRLTPQAVRAAGAAAMVS